Proteins encoded by one window of Phytohabitans houttuyneae:
- a CDS encoding thermonuclease family protein, whose protein sequence is MSAIRYSAAALLASALVAPGGTAHAPVGVGTVTHISDGDTIVVSTVAEPVRLLGIDAPEDPADCGGPDATHFATITLEGREVTLTTDPTQASHDRYGRLLAYATLTDGTNYSVAAAEVGVVRAYTFEKPVQLAGEIAAAEQRAKSGGLGIWGPPCYAE, encoded by the coding sequence ATGTCCGCCATCAGGTACAGCGCGGCCGCGCTGCTCGCCTCCGCCCTCGTCGCGCCCGGCGGCACCGCCCACGCGCCGGTCGGCGTCGGCACCGTCACCCACATCTCCGACGGCGACACCATCGTCGTCTCCACCGTCGCCGAACCCGTGCGGCTGCTCGGCATCGACGCGCCGGAGGACCCCGCCGACTGCGGCGGCCCCGACGCGACCCACTTCGCCACGATCACGCTCGAAGGGCGCGAGGTCACGCTCACCACCGACCCGACGCAGGCCAGCCACGACAGGTACGGGCGGCTGCTCGCGTACGCGACGCTCACCGACGGCACCAACTACTCGGTCGCCGCGGCGGAGGTCGGCGTCGTGCGGGCGTACACGTTCGAGAAGCCGGTCCAGCTCGCCGGCGAGATCGCCGCCGCGGAACAGCGCGCGAAATCCGGCGGCCTGGGGATCTGGGGTCCACCCTGCTACGCGGAATGA
- a CDS encoding ATP-binding cassette domain-containing protein, with product MEYAVETTGLVKRFGAVTALDGVDLAVPAGTVLGVLGPNGAGKTTAVRILATLLRPDAGSARVGGFDVRREAHRVRELIGLTGQYASVDNDLSARHNLVMLGRILGLSRPEARRRADELLTDFGLADAGGRTVRGFSGGMRRRLDLAASLVGRPRVLFLDEPTSGLDPARRGQLWSRVRDLAAEGTTVLLTTQYLEEADQLADTVAVFDRGTVVARGTPDALKRRSGRQTLDLRLADAARLPDAMSIVESMAGGRPVPDAARGTLSVPLADAAMMPAIVWRVDEAGIEIAELALRLPSLDDVFLALTGHATRAPASASHVPERNAA from the coding sequence CGACCGGCCTGGTCAAGCGCTTCGGCGCGGTGACCGCACTCGACGGTGTCGACCTCGCCGTCCCGGCGGGCACCGTGCTCGGCGTGCTCGGGCCCAACGGCGCCGGCAAGACCACGGCCGTGCGCATCCTCGCCACGCTGCTGCGGCCGGACGCCGGCTCGGCCCGCGTCGGCGGGTTCGACGTGCGCCGCGAGGCACACCGCGTGCGCGAGCTGATCGGCCTCACCGGGCAGTACGCGTCGGTGGACAACGACCTGTCCGCCCGCCACAACCTCGTCATGCTCGGCCGCATCCTCGGACTTTCCCGGCCCGAGGCACGCCGGCGGGCGGACGAGCTGCTGACCGACTTCGGGCTGGCGGATGCGGGCGGCCGCACGGTGCGCGGCTTCTCCGGCGGTATGCGGCGCCGCCTCGACCTGGCCGCGAGCCTCGTGGGCCGGCCCCGCGTGCTCTTCCTCGACGAGCCCACGAGCGGGCTCGACCCGGCGCGGCGGGGCCAGCTGTGGTCGCGGGTGCGGGACCTGGCGGCGGAGGGGACGACGGTGCTGCTCACGACGCAGTACCTGGAGGAGGCCGACCAGCTCGCCGACACCGTCGCCGTCTTCGACCGGGGCACGGTGGTGGCCCGGGGCACGCCCGACGCGCTCAAGCGCCGCTCCGGACGCCAGACGCTCGACCTGCGCCTCGCCGACGCGGCGCGCCTCCCCGACGCGATGTCCATTGTGGAGTCGATGGCCGGTGGGCGGCCGGTCCCGGACGCCGCCCGGGGCACGCTGAGCGTGCCGCTCGCCGACGCGGCGATGATGCCGGCCATCGTGTGGCGGGTCGACGAGGCCGGCATCGAGATCGCCGAGCTCGCCCTGCGCCTGCCCAGCCTCGACGACGTGTTCCTTGCGCTGACCGGGCACGCGACCCGGGCGCCGGCGAGCGCGTCGCACGTACCGGAGAGGAACGCCGCATGA
- a CDS encoding RNA polymerase sigma factor: MNETEERFVALWQGYSHRVMAYALRHLDADTAQDVVSETFLVAWRRLATVPDDPLPWLLVVARNTIANLRRSGHRQARLAAELERLRQVAEPAAAADVLATERAAVLAGLAALTPKEREALLLVAWDGLTPEQAAKVAGCSLPTFHVRLYRARRRLRTGGEPDAPAPATHPLPAPGGAR, translated from the coding sequence GTGAACGAAACCGAAGAGCGGTTCGTGGCGCTGTGGCAGGGCTACTCCCACCGCGTCATGGCGTACGCGCTGCGACACCTGGACGCCGACACCGCGCAGGACGTGGTGTCGGAGACGTTCCTGGTCGCCTGGCGACGGCTGGCGACCGTACCGGACGATCCCCTCCCCTGGCTGCTGGTGGTCGCCCGCAACACCATCGCCAACCTGCGCCGCTCCGGCCACCGCCAGGCGCGCCTCGCCGCCGAGCTGGAACGCCTCCGGCAGGTCGCCGAACCGGCGGCCGCCGCCGACGTGCTCGCCACCGAGCGGGCCGCCGTGCTGGCCGGGTTGGCCGCGCTCACCCCGAAGGAGCGGGAGGCGCTGCTGCTGGTGGCGTGGGACGGCCTGACACCCGAGCAGGCGGCGAAGGTTGCCGGCTGCTCGCTGCCCACCTTCCACGTACGCCTCTACCGCGCGCGGCGGCGCCTGCGCACCGGCGGCGAGCCGGACGCACCGGCGCCCGCCACCCATCCGCTTCCGGCCCCTGGAGGTGCCCGATGA
- a CDS encoding LysR family transcriptional regulator — translation MHKEPRLHTGRLQMLSLLDSLGTVRAVAAALHMSPSAVSAQLAVLESEAGVELLRRSGRRVRLTTAGRALTRHARVILDQVKAAEAELDGLAGRPTGPVRLAAFSSAVRRLAIPLATRLRETHPGIALEISELDPGASHPALRRGDFDIVVTADFADGSLPVDPDVRAVPLFADAIVLVTAADRAETGPADLADHAHAAWALDLPGTYLSNLILATCRRAGFEPSVAGRFASYELLLAHVEEGLSVSLLPGLAVDPRYKVTARPLKEPMTRQVYAAVRGRAPLTAATRAVLDELCDLAARNFPGPAGQYLV, via the coding sequence ATGCACAAGGAACCCCGGCTGCACACCGGCCGCCTCCAGATGCTGAGCCTGCTCGACAGCCTCGGCACGGTGCGTGCCGTCGCCGCCGCCCTGCACATGAGCCCGTCGGCGGTGTCGGCGCAGCTCGCCGTCCTGGAGTCCGAGGCGGGGGTCGAGCTGCTGCGGCGCTCGGGCCGCCGGGTGCGGCTCACCACCGCGGGCCGCGCGCTCACCCGCCACGCGCGGGTCATCCTCGACCAGGTCAAGGCCGCGGAGGCCGAGCTCGACGGGCTGGCCGGGCGGCCGACCGGGCCGGTGCGGCTCGCCGCGTTCTCCAGCGCCGTGCGCCGCCTCGCCATCCCGCTCGCCACCCGCCTGCGCGAGACGCACCCCGGGATCGCGCTGGAGATCAGCGAGCTGGACCCGGGCGCCAGCCACCCGGCGCTGCGGCGGGGCGACTTCGACATCGTCGTGACCGCCGACTTCGCCGACGGCTCGCTGCCGGTCGACCCGGACGTCCGCGCGGTGCCCCTGTTCGCCGACGCGATCGTGCTGGTGACCGCCGCGGACCGGGCCGAGACCGGCCCCGCCGACCTCGCCGACCACGCGCACGCGGCCTGGGCGCTCGACCTGCCCGGCACCTACCTGTCCAACCTGATCCTGGCCACCTGCCGCCGCGCCGGCTTCGAGCCGTCGGTCGCCGGCCGCTTCGCCAGCTACGAGCTGCTGCTCGCGCACGTCGAGGAAGGGCTCTCGGTCTCACTGCTGCCCGGCCTGGCCGTCGACCCGCGCTACAAGGTGACCGCGCGTCCCCTCAAAGAGCCGATGACCCGCCAGGTGTACGCGGCGGTCCGCGGCCGCGCTCCCCTCACCGCCGCCACCCGCGCGGTGCTGGACGAGCTTTGCGACCTGGCCGCGCGTAATTTTCCCGGCCCGGCCGGACAGTACCTGGTGTGA
- a CDS encoding aspartate aminotransferase family protein → MTFWADAERHLIRYGGGWTPEIIERAEGSFVYTESGRRILDFTSGQMSAILGHSHPEIVATVRRQIGTLDHLFSGMLSRPVVDLARRLAESLPDPLTKAMLLTTGAESNEAAIRMAKLVTGKHEVVAFARSWHGMTQAAAAATYSAGHQGYGPTPPGNLAIPAPNPYRPDFTTPDGAFDWRRQLDYGFAMVDAQSTGSLAACIVEPILSSGGVIEPPPGYFAALAGKCRERGMLLIVDEAQTGLCRTGTWYAFERDGIVPDIITLSKTLGAGLPLAAVVTSEEIERRAHERGYLFYTTHVSDPLVAAVGNTVLDVLERDKLDARARELGDHLRAGLLSIKDRHAAVGDVRGRGLMQGLELSTVDGGADALGGRITRRCLELGLHLNVVQLPGMGGTFRIAPPLTATPEELALGLEILDQAIGHSA, encoded by the coding sequence ATGACTTTCTGGGCCGACGCCGAGCGCCACCTGATCCGGTACGGCGGCGGGTGGACACCCGAGATCATCGAGCGGGCCGAGGGGAGCTTCGTCTACACCGAGAGCGGCCGCCGCATCCTCGACTTCACCTCCGGCCAGATGAGCGCGATCCTCGGGCACAGCCACCCGGAGATCGTCGCCACGGTGCGCCGCCAGATCGGCACCCTCGACCACCTCTTCAGCGGCATGCTCTCCCGCCCGGTCGTCGACCTCGCCCGCCGCCTCGCCGAGTCTCTGCCCGACCCGCTCACCAAGGCGATGCTGCTCACCACCGGCGCCGAGTCCAACGAGGCCGCGATCCGCATGGCCAAGCTCGTCACCGGCAAGCACGAGGTGGTGGCGTTCGCCCGATCCTGGCACGGCATGACGCAGGCCGCGGCGGCCGCCACCTACAGCGCCGGCCACCAGGGGTACGGGCCGACGCCGCCGGGCAACCTCGCGATCCCGGCGCCGAACCCGTACCGGCCGGACTTCACCACGCCGGACGGCGCGTTCGACTGGCGGCGGCAGCTCGACTACGGCTTCGCGATGGTCGACGCGCAGTCAACCGGCAGCCTCGCCGCGTGCATCGTCGAGCCGATCCTCAGCTCCGGCGGCGTGATCGAGCCGCCGCCGGGCTACTTCGCCGCGCTGGCCGGCAAGTGCCGCGAGCGGGGCATGCTGCTGATCGTCGACGAGGCGCAGACCGGACTGTGCCGCACCGGAACGTGGTACGCCTTCGAGCGCGACGGCATCGTCCCGGACATCATCACCCTCTCCAAGACCCTCGGCGCCGGCCTGCCGCTGGCCGCCGTCGTGACCAGCGAGGAGATCGAGCGGCGGGCGCACGAGCGCGGGTACCTCTTCTACACCACCCACGTCAGCGACCCGCTCGTCGCCGCGGTCGGCAACACCGTGCTCGACGTGCTGGAACGCGACAAGCTGGACGCCCGCGCCCGCGAGCTGGGCGACCACCTGCGCGCCGGCCTGCTGTCCATAAAGGACCGCCACGCCGCCGTGGGCGACGTCCGCGGCCGTGGCCTCATGCAGGGCCTGGAGCTGTCCACAGTGGATGGCGGCGCCGACGCGCTCGGCGGCCGCATCACCCGCCGCTGCCTTGAGCTGGGCCTCCACCTGAACGTGGTGCAGCTGCCCGGCATGGGCGGCACCTTCCGCATCGCACCGCCGCTGACCGCGACGCCGGAGGAGCTGGCGCTCGGCCTGGAGATCCTCGACCAGGCGATCGGTCATTCCGCGTAG
- a CDS encoding M1 family metallopeptidase, with protein sequence MRRRHVSRAAVGVAAAMTSLVVAAPATATPGAGSAGLGDPYFPLAGNGGYDVRHYSLDLDYVRADNFLDASTTITARATQDLRRFNLDLRGFTVTRVTVNLLPATFTREQEQELVITPRVPLRRGKPFVVKVEYRGEPTEVIDPDGSSEGWVPTADGAFVVNEPQGSPGWYPANDNPRDKATYDMAITVPKGITAIGNGRLLSKRDHGGKTTWRWYEDSPMAPYLATATNGVFELRVSKAGRIPLYHAVDPAEAPNGAFDVLAIEAEVIEFFSDLYGPYPFSSGGGVVDHAPEVGYALESQTKSQYDSTPGEGTVVHEISHQWFGNAVSLTVWPDIWLNEGFATFSEWIYDEKHGGQSAQASFDQVYARPPTSSIWTRPPGNVGGPAFLFSGTVYDRGAATLQALRVKVGDRTFFRILREWYARGRDGNVTTADFVRLAEKRSGRQLDAFFDTWLYQPSKPTTW encoded by the coding sequence ATGCGCCGACGTCACGTGTCCCGCGCCGCCGTTGGCGTCGCCGCCGCCATGACCTCGCTGGTCGTGGCCGCGCCCGCCACCGCGACGCCCGGTGCCGGGTCGGCGGGGCTCGGCGACCCGTACTTCCCGCTCGCCGGCAACGGCGGCTACGACGTGCGGCACTACTCCCTCGACCTCGACTACGTGCGCGCGGACAACTTCCTCGACGCCTCCACCACGATCACCGCGCGGGCCACGCAGGACCTGCGGCGCTTCAACCTCGACCTGCGCGGCTTCACGGTCACCCGGGTGACGGTCAACCTGCTGCCCGCCACGTTCACCCGCGAGCAGGAGCAGGAGCTGGTGATCACGCCGCGGGTTCCGCTGCGGCGGGGCAAGCCGTTCGTGGTGAAGGTGGAGTACCGGGGCGAGCCGACCGAGGTGATCGACCCGGACGGCAGCAGCGAGGGGTGGGTGCCGACCGCGGACGGCGCGTTCGTGGTCAACGAGCCGCAGGGCTCCCCCGGCTGGTACCCGGCCAACGACAACCCGCGCGACAAGGCCACGTACGACATGGCGATCACGGTGCCGAAGGGCATCACCGCGATCGGCAACGGGCGGCTGCTGTCCAAGCGGGACCACGGCGGCAAGACGACCTGGCGGTGGTACGAGGACTCGCCGATGGCCCCCTACCTCGCCACCGCCACCAACGGCGTCTTCGAGCTGCGGGTCAGCAAGGCCGGGCGCATCCCGCTGTACCACGCGGTCGACCCCGCCGAGGCACCCAACGGCGCCTTCGACGTGCTGGCCATCGAGGCGGAGGTCATCGAGTTCTTCTCCGACCTGTACGGGCCGTACCCGTTCAGCAGCGGCGGCGGCGTGGTCGACCACGCGCCCGAGGTGGGGTACGCGCTGGAGTCGCAGACCAAGTCGCAGTACGACAGCACGCCCGGCGAGGGCACGGTGGTGCACGAGATCTCGCACCAGTGGTTCGGCAACGCGGTGAGCCTCACGGTGTGGCCGGACATCTGGCTGAACGAGGGCTTCGCGACGTTCTCCGAGTGGATCTACGACGAGAAGCACGGCGGCCAGAGCGCGCAGGCCTCGTTCGACCAGGTGTACGCGCGGCCGCCGACGAGCTCCATCTGGACCCGGCCGCCGGGCAACGTGGGCGGGCCGGCGTTCCTGTTCAGCGGCACGGTGTACGACCGCGGCGCGGCGACGCTCCAGGCGCTGCGGGTCAAGGTCGGCGACCGGACGTTCTTTCGGATCCTGCGAGAGTGGTACGCACGGGGCCGCGACGGCAACGTCACCACCGCCGACTTCGTGCGCCTGGCCGAAAAGCGCAGCGGCCGGCAGCTCGACGCGTTCTTCGACACCTGGCTGTACCAGCCGTCGAAGCCGACCACCTGGTAG
- a CDS encoding ABC transporter permease, with product MTTAVSQYLTLTWRGVVKIKRNPLVLTDVVLGPAVFLVLFVYVFGGAIDGSTRDYLQYVLPGMIGLMTLLATMGVGVALNQDLERGVFDRFRSLPMARSAPLVGAIGGDVVRQVVAVGALIGFGSLLGFRFQTGVWQVLAACGLAVGFAVALSWVWVLLGLVMKDAQTVQGLGALVIFPLAFASNIFVDPATMPGWLRAFVAVNPIRHLMDAMRGLMLGGPVARPVLWTVLWMAGFVAVFAPLALTAYRRR from the coding sequence ATGACCACGGCCGTGAGCCAATATCTGACGCTGACCTGGCGCGGCGTCGTGAAGATCAAGCGCAACCCGCTCGTGCTGACCGACGTGGTCCTCGGCCCGGCGGTCTTCCTGGTCCTGTTCGTGTACGTCTTCGGCGGCGCGATCGACGGCAGCACCCGCGACTACCTGCAGTACGTGCTGCCCGGCATGATCGGCCTGATGACGCTGCTCGCCACGATGGGCGTCGGCGTCGCGCTCAACCAGGACCTGGAGCGGGGCGTGTTCGACCGCTTCCGCAGCCTCCCGATGGCCCGCTCCGCACCGCTCGTCGGCGCGATCGGCGGCGACGTGGTGCGGCAGGTGGTGGCGGTCGGCGCGCTGATCGGGTTCGGCTCGCTGCTCGGCTTCCGCTTCCAGACCGGCGTGTGGCAGGTGCTCGCGGCGTGCGGCCTCGCGGTGGGGTTTGCGGTGGCGCTGTCGTGGGTGTGGGTGCTGCTCGGCCTGGTGATGAAGGACGCGCAGACCGTGCAGGGGCTGGGTGCGCTGGTGATCTTCCCGCTCGCGTTCGCCAGCAACATCTTCGTCGACCCGGCGACGATGCCGGGCTGGCTGCGCGCGTTCGTCGCGGTCAACCCGATCCGCCACCTCATGGACGCCATGCGCGGACTCATGCTCGGCGGGCCGGTCGCCCGGCCGGTGCTGTGGACGGTGCTCTGGATGGCCGGCTTCGTGGCGGTTTTCGCGCCGCTGGCCCTGACCGCGTACCGCCGCCGATGA
- a CDS encoding DoxX family protein: MSATYLAVTAVAAAANTAAAAVDFLRARFVLENMSRYGVPASWLPALGLAKAAGAAGLLLGIALPAIGVAASVALLVYFAAAVVTVVRARWYSHIPAPAMFLLLAAAALTVQLAA, translated from the coding sequence GTGTCTGCCACCTACCTCGCGGTCACGGCCGTCGCCGCCGCCGCCAACACCGCCGCGGCCGCCGTCGACTTCCTGCGCGCCCGCTTCGTCCTGGAGAACATGAGCCGCTACGGGGTGCCAGCCTCATGGCTGCCCGCGCTCGGCCTCGCCAAGGCCGCCGGCGCCGCGGGCCTCCTGCTGGGCATCGCGCTGCCGGCGATCGGCGTGGCCGCGTCGGTCGCCCTGCTCGTCTACTTCGCCGCCGCGGTGGTCACGGTCGTGCGGGCCCGCTGGTACTCACACATTCCCGCGCCCGCGATGTTCCTGCTGCTCGCGGCCGCCGCGCTCACCGTCCAACTGGCCGCCTAG